In a single window of the Nymphalis io chromosome 20, ilAglIoxx1.1, whole genome shotgun sequence genome:
- the LOC126776397 gene encoding protein tipE, whose protein sequence is MSTMSRSRTSLSPATSERSTLPMGASAEPESPEFKPLEPTREELLTHFFERFKFYTSLCLGTSAILAVFAFLFLIPFVVEPAIQTILAEFAPEAGICAVSKHIYAETLTNCTWASCREGCTSTHTKCHKIRVNLARRPFEENIPVPKEWDATDLKFLINPEGCGYPPRVNCTEFASDYAGKKAPKVFPCYYSMTRPELVVARYSWDSTIRGLILALVLPTTVFIFSLSVLAYWHCHCCDRACNRRVHAESFASKEDSKLLCELDEDPSDDVF, encoded by the exons ATGTCGACTATGAGCAGATCGCGGACAAGTCTTTCACCAGCGACCTCTGAAAGATCAACGCTACCTATGGGCGCATCTGCAGAACCTGAAAGCCCAGAATTCAAACCTCTAGAGCCGACAAGGGAGGAGCTGCTTACACATTTCTTCGAgcgatttaaattttacacatcGCTCTGCCTTGGCACTTCTGCTATACTCGCTGTCTTcgcatttctatttttaataccgTTTGTTGTCGAACCAGCGATACAAACGATATTAGCGGAGTTCGCTCCGGAAGCTGGCATCTGTGCGGTGTCGAAACATATCTACGCCGAGACTTTGACTAATTGCACTTGGGCGTCCTGTCGGGAAGGCTGTACTAGCACTCACACGAAATGTCACAAAATACGCGTCAATCTGGCGAGACGGCCGTTCGAAGAAAACATCCCAGTACCAAAAGAATGGGATGCGACGGACTTAAAGTTCCTGATCAACCCTGAAGGTTGCGGTTATCCGCCGAGAGTTAACTGCACGGAGTTTGCGAGTGATTATGCTGGGAAAAAGGCGCCAAAGGTCTTCCCATGCTACTACAGCATGACTCGACCAGAATTGGTGGTAGCGAGGTATTCCTGGGATTCAACTATTCGTGGTTTAATCTTGGCACTGGTGCTGCCGACCACTGTCTTCATCTTCAGTTTAAGTGTCCTCGCATACTGGCACTGTCACTGCTGCGATAGGGCTTGTAATAGGCGAGTGCACGCTGAATCCTTTGCGAGTAAGGAAga TAGCAAACTCCTGTGTGAATTAGATGAAGATCCAAGTGATGACGTGTTCTGA
- the LOC126776360 gene encoding uncharacterized protein LOC126776360 produces MPKPTPVEDLIIPPQDQKICGTICVCQMTAVLSCVAIVYLTVAIYMPYTRAIASGIDPTPIMCTTTRAVNKENCDWGSCGEWCLSKTSGACIQIYVNVRKNGSSLLLSECGSAANKTCYGIDQENAKKYHCIRDECRNLTGTFNCTEGKCINITDAFECAFRETDPPLKCSGRRGKITCIDVHGLFSCSRGTCRKIRTPYNCDRRCVDIPTRNKNVIVLSGDRVFLARCAKLAQEENGTIVWTDSGEEVLMLSCHAVHNGSSGVVAVDCINAALLPRAEIADLTNFTYLQYLYTMRALPNRYIAPSEVELTLANDSRLMINLEGCVNTLADECKEFLKTYGRDGTDHNAKARFPCFYTENNPDTVVARFDLDATYRQFIVALLLPTVLVVVSCITLMLCQTTVVVGDDAKMRFKGCSSGQAEMQMSPNDPVSPL; encoded by the coding sequence ATGCCGAAGCCTACCCCTGTTGAGGATTTAATAATACCACCACAAGACCAAAAAATATGTGGGACTATATGTGTTTGTCAAATGACAGCTGTCTTAAGTTGTGTCGCCATTGTGTATCTCACCGTAGCGATATACATGCCATACACCCGCGCGATCGCTTCAGGCATCGACCCAACACCAATTATGTGTACAACGACTAGAGCTGTGAACAAAGAAAACTGTGACTGGGGTTCGTGTGGTGAATGGTGCTTGAGCAAGACCTCCGGAGCCTGCATTCAGATTTACGTCAACGTTAGAAAGAATGGCTCGTCGTTACTCCTTTCTGAATGTGGCAGTGCTGCGAACAAAACATGCTATGGTATAGACCAAGAAAACGCTAAAAAGTACCACTGTATACGCGACGAATGTAGAAATCTAACCGGGACTTTCAACTGTACTGAaggaaaatgtataaatataacagaCGCGTTCGAATGCGCCTTCAGAGAAACGGATCCACCATTAAAATGTTCTGGTAGACGAGGCAAGATAACTTGTATAGACGTCCATGGATTGTTTTCATGTAGTAGAGGAACTTGTAGAAAAATAAGAACACCTTACAATTGTGACCGTCGCTGCGTAGACATTCCTACTCGCAACAAGAATGTGATAGTACTAAGTGGAGATAGAGTGTTTCTCGCAAGATGTGCGAAACTTGCTCAAGAGGAGAATGGTACTATAGTGTGGACTGATTCGGGTGAAGAAGTGCTCATGTTGTCCTGTCACGCGGTCCATAACGGTTCATCAGGTGTTGTTGCGGTAGATTGCATTAACGCAGCACTGCTGCCAAGAGCGGAAATAGCCGATTTGACGAATTTCACCTACTTGCAATATTTATACACCATGAGAGCATTACCTAACCGTTACATAGCACCGTCGGAAGTAGAATTAACGTTGGCAAACGATAGTCGTTTGATGATAAATTTAGAAGGTTGCGTTAACACTCTCGCTGACGAGTGCAAGGAATTTTTGAAGACTTACGGTCGCGATGGCACAGATCATAATGCGAAAGCGAGATTCCCTTGTTTTTATACAGAAAACAACCCAGACACGGTGGTTGCACGATTCGATTTAGATGCGACGTACCGACAATTTATCGTTGCTTTACTTCTTCCAACAGTTCTGGTGGTTGTGTCGTGTATTACATTGATGCTGTGCCAGACAACAGTTGTAGTGGGTGATGACGCGAAAATGAGATTTAAGGGATGCTCTAGTGGACAAGCGGAGATGCAAATGTCACCAAACGATCCTGTATCTCCCCTCTGA